A region of the Conger conger chromosome 6, fConCon1.1, whole genome shotgun sequence genome:
TGGGTACTCCGTAGCAAATTGTAACCGGACCTTCCTGTTATTGCAgcgtagcctctgtagatctgtttgtgaagtcatctgtggagagtagtcactgacacatccacacctgcctcctgaagagtgtttctgatctttcagacaggtgtttggggagtTGTCTTTATGAATTCATCATGGTGAGAATTCTCCGGTTATCCTCTGTAGGGCCTACCAGCCTCTTTCAATCAGTAAGCTCactgatgttccaaacagtgtgTTTTGGTAAGActgttgtttggcctatgtctctgatgGCTTCAACTTTggttcctcatgttgacaaatgccacaAGCagcctccaaaggcaatcaaaagccttgaatcaagactagatactgaaaccctttttatacctgcactaaggaagggATTGAATACACCGGACTAATTAGAGACAggtgagaagccaactgtccaatcacttttggtcccataaaatgatgtcgctatgtataaaaagggatgtaattcctacagggaAAACCTGatataaataccctcagattaaaggtgacagtcccAGTGTGCTGGAATGCAGAGCCAAAACGACCAGATGCATACGACTGGACTGCATATATGTgcctttgttttaattttgtttttacatgccTTACTATTTGATTTCTTGCTGAtgtttttgtacagcactttgcaCGATTAGATTATTGGAGGCTGGCCAACACTGCATTGCTGTCTGTCCTGTTTTCAAACATGGGCCTTATTTGGGACCCAGCATCACAGAGGCAGCTAAAGATCTTGGACAGTCATAATAAtacatgcatactgtacttTAATACATGCTTCATCCGCATTACGAACTGTGGCTTCTGGCCTTCCTGTGTTACTGCGGAACTAACTTCAGCAGGATATTTTCCTCTAAATAAACAgctttttttctctgttttgcATGACCCCAGGGGTGTGACTATGGCGGCAGTTTCTCTGAAATAACTTACGGGAATAATACCCGTTTAACCCCTGAAGTCTCATGGGCAGCCCTGTGGGGttcttttgcattcattccttttttcagggcgCAATTTTCAATCGCCATGGTAGCAGTATATACCATTTggaagcgttaaaactcacagttctatctgtacAACCTACTTTAAGATACCAATGCTTTAGCGGCAACagagttccttattttgtaacatgtgggtggtaaaacaagtgtggggggatctcaccttctctgcattttggaaatccacatactacaagaaataatgtaatgccagtgtcattttcatgacatttttccagtggaccaaatgcataatagtttatcATGCTAAAAATGAGAAACTCAGAGgaatgttgatagaatgtccattgtttacttagaatttctctggagcaaatatcattgttgtctgtttcggTTTCCATACTTATACAAAAGTACTTATACAAAAGCCTATTATataggctctctcaaacacggcgagcccaagtacaaccgtctctgaccagtatttgtaacaGAGTTGCAGGAAAAATGCATTACTCTGTGCAAGAAAATTCTTTATAACTTCAGCTCCTCAAAGAACTGACTACGAGAATGTTATAGAAGTGACGactaaaagcattttaatgatGTTACGTTTCAGTATATAATttgcttgcataaaacaacagcattttttcacctgcGGAACGGAACTgcagcattttcaatatgcatgtGGAGTCTGTTGCGCATCGGCAAAaccagttcttgagattttatgccaagaAAGTTTTacgttttacaaaaaaaaatatattttgcgaTGCTTATGTCTAAATAGGGGACgtcctttggaggagttccaagggacagagagggggggtctgggacagagaggggtgcttggacagagagggggggtctgggagagagggggggtctgggacagagagggggtttgggacagagagggggtcggggacagagagggggtttgggacagagaggggtggttggacagagagggggtttgggacagagaggggtggttggacagagagggggtttgggacagagaggggtggttggacagagagggggtttgggacagagaggggtggTTGGACAGAGAGGGGGTCTGGGACAGAGTGGGGGGGGttggacagagaggtaggggagggtgatTATGCCTGTAGAATAGTAATCATTTccttttgggtatgtcatttttaagcttgtgtcaaaaaaaggggtgatacttaaggggctCCAGGTGTGGCTTACCTGTTTTAGAGGGAGTGGGGCTGTCAGTCACAGGTGTCATTTACCTTGTCTCAGGTGTGCTGCAGCCTGTCCTCACCCCCGGCGGCCCTCACCTGGTGGTGCAGAGGGGCGGGGCCTTCGCCCTGCTCTGTGAGGACGAGGGACCCGTGGAGTGGCGCAGGCCCAGTCCTGCCAGACGGCGAAgggtggagggggcggagccgcAAGAGCGCCGCATCTCCATAAGCTCCGCCCAGCAGCAACAGCACATGGGCCGCTACACCTGCTCCAACCGCCGCGGCCAAAACGCCAGCATCTACGTCTATGTGCAAGGTACACCCCCgtcagtcagtcacagtgttaaacGCCAGCATCTACGGCTATGTGCAAGGTACACCCCCCgtcagtcagtcacagtgttaaacGCCAGCATCTACGTCTATGTGCAAGGTACACCCCCgtcagtcagtcacagtgttaaacGCCAGCATCTACGTCTATGTGCAAGGTACACCCCCgtcagtcagtcacagtgttaaacGCCAGCATCTACGGCTATGTGCAAGGTACACCCCCgtcagtcagtcacagtgttaaacGCCAGCATCTACGTCTATGTGCAAGGTACACCCCCgtcagtcagtcacagtgttaaacGCCAGCATCTACGGCTATGTGCAAGGTACATCCCCGtcagtcacagtgttaaacGCCAGCATCTACGTCTATGTGCAGGGTACACCCCCgtcagtcagtcacagtgttaaacGCCAGCATCTACGTCTATGTGCAAGGTACACCCCCgtcagtcagtcacagtgttaaacGCCAGCATCTACGTCTATGTGCAGGGTACACCCCCgtcagtcagtcacagtgttaaacGCCAGCATCTACGTCTATGTGCAAGGTACACCCCCgtcagtcagtcacagtgttaaacGCCAGCATCTACGTCTATGTGCAAGGTACACCCCCgtcagtcagtcacagtgttaaacGCCAGCATCTACGTCTATGTGCAAGGTACACCCCCgtcagtcagtcacagtgttaaacGCCAGCATCTACGGCTATGTGCAAGGTACACCCCCgtcagtcagtcacagtgttaaacGCCAGCATCTACGGCTATGTGCAAGGTACACCCCCgtcagtcagtcacagtgttaaacGCCAGCATCTACGGCTATGTGCAAGGTACACCCCCgtcagtcagtcacagtgttaaacGCCAGCATCTACGTCTATGTGCAAGGTACACCCCCgtcagtcagtcacagtgttaaacGCCAGCATCTACGGCTATGTGCAAGGTACacccctgtcagtcagtcacagtgttaaacGCCAGCATCTACGTCTATGTGCAAGGTACacccctgtcagtcagtcacagtgttaaacGCCAGCATCTATGTCTATGTGCAAGGTACacccctgtcagtcagtcacagtgttaaacGCCAGCATCTACGTCTATGTGCAAGGTACACCCCCgtcagtcagtcacagtgtTCACATATCGTCAGTCACATACTTTATATGTTTAGTTTATACGGGTCAGTTATAGTGTTTCTTTTATATGGGTCAGTCACAGTGTTTAGTGTATACGGGTCAGTTATAGTGTTTGTTTATATGGGTCAGTCACAGTGTTTAGTGTATACGGGTCAGTTATAGTGTTTGTTTATATGGGTCAGTCACAGTGTTTAGTGTATACGGGTCAGTTATAGTGTTTGTTTATATGGGTCAGTCACAGTGTTTAGTGTATATGGGTCAGTTATAGAGTTTAGTTTATACGGGTCAGTCACAGTGTTTAGTTTATATGGGTCAGTTATAGTGTTTAGTTTATATGGGTCAGTCTAATGAgacattaattaatgtaatgtaacatggatCAGTTACGGGGTTTAGTTGATGGGTCAGTTACAGAGTTTAGTTGATGGGTCAGTTATGGGGTGTAGTTGTTGGGTCAGTTATGGGGTTTAGTTGTTGGGTCAGTTATGGGGTTTAGTTGATGGGTCAGTTATGGGGTTTAGTTGTTGGGTCAGTTATGGGGTTTAGTTGATGGGTCAGTTATGGGGTTTAGTTGATGGGTCAGTTATGGGGTTTAGTTGTTGGGTCAGTTATGGGGTTTAGTTGATGGGTCAGTTATGGGGTTTAGTTGTTGGGTCAGTTATGGGGTTTAGTTGATGGGTCAGTTATGGGGTTTAGTTGTTGGGTCAGTTATGGGGTTTAGTTGATGGGTCAGTTATGGGGTTTAGTTGATGGGTCAGTTATGGGGTGTAGTTGTTGGGTCAGTTATGGGGTTTAGTTGATGGGTCAGTTATGGGGTTTAGTTGTTGGGTCAGTTATGGGGTTTAGTTGTTGGGTCAGTTATGGGGTTTAGTTGATGGGTCAGTTATGGGGTTTAGTTGATGGGTCAGTTATGGGGTTTAGTTGTTGGGTCAGTTATGGGGTTTAGTTGATGGGTCAGTTATGGGGTTTAGTTGATGGGTCAGTTATGGGGTTTAGTTGATGGGTCAGTTATGGGGTTTAGTTGATGGGTCAGTTATGGGGTTTAGTTGTTGGGTCAGTTATGGGGTTTAGTTGTTGGGTCAGTTATGGGGTTTAGTTGATGGGTCTCTCTTCTGTCTCAGATGCTGGCAGTATGTTCCAGCGTGCGCTGATCCCAGACATCATGGCGAAATCGGGCCACAGCTGTGTTCTGCCTTGCCTGGGGACGGACCCTGGCCTGAGTCAGCTGTCCCTGCAGCCCTGCAGTGAGCCCGCCCTGCCACCTGGCCTCACCTACAGCGGCAGCCTGGAGCGGGGCGTGACCATCCACCGCGTGCAGAAAGCCTACGAGGGCTGCTACGTCTGTACCGCCAGGCTGGGAGGGGCGACGGTCAGGTCCAGTCAGTACAGAATCACCGTCCTGCCAGGTGAGAGGGACCTGCCCACTCCTGTGGGtcatatcccagaatgcattagGCTCTGTGTCCTTCTCCTATATGTGccatatcccagaatgcatcaggGCCCAcagaaagaaatgtgatgtttGAGTTGTGCTTCCAGCAtccctgtgtgtgatgttttagtGTGTGAAACAGTGGACGACCAAGAGGTTTATCGCTATCTTTAATTTCAGTGGCAGAACACCTTCCCATAATACACCTGTCTGAAGGAGAGCTGGTCATTCTGACCAAGGGCCAGACGTTTGATGTAACGTGCAGTTCCATCAACGTGAACAATGACTTCCACCTGAACTGGACCTTTCCGCACGGCGTGGTGAGAGGTTTAAACTCTAGTAGAACAACTGCACCTGCTGCTTCAGATTGGCCGCAACATTCACTCATAATTTCATTCAGATCTTGGGCTTGAACCCCCAAACTTCCTGGTCCATGCTGTGTTAGTATGTTACGCTGCATGTTATTTGAGTATGATAATGGTCTGACTAATTAGCCCTTTCCACAGCAACCGTTGCTAAGCAGGGCCTCGTCCCGCTTGTTGCCGAGCTCGGGAGGCGTCCTGCACAGCTCGTCTCTGAAGCTGAGCGCCGTGCGTCGCTCTGACAGCGGCCAATACCACTGCCAGGCTCTCAACGAGGTGGGCGGGGCCACAGCCACCATCACGCTGCAGGTTCAGGGTAAGCCACACCCCTGAATATGATCGGGTTTATGGCAGtcatggttagggttaggttaggtttaGGATTAAGGGGTCTACATCTAATTGTATTCCCTGTCTTTCCTGGGGTTAGGGTAAGAATTATAGTTGGGGTTTAGGCAGGGCTAATCAGCTGGCTGCCCAGATACAAATAAGATATATTGCAGGCAAGCTTACATGTATTTTTAGCATGTGAATGTTTTGTGGCAACAAGCactatttcaaaataataattaggTTGATTAGGTGGCGGGTTGAGAGAGCCGCGTTGGGAATTTGGCCAGGACCCCTACTCACCAGGGAACCGCAGAGAGTCATGGGATCTTTAGTGAGACTGGACCTTGCTTTAATGTCTCATTTGAAATACAGCACAGACTCCCATCCAAGTATTAACCACGCCCACATCCGCTTAGCTTCAGCCGTTCAGCTGCTCAGCCAGGGGAGAGCGCATGATGGTGTGGCAGCTGACTGAGTGCAGACTCAGAGAGGTCCTGAAAGAGGCATCTTTAAATCAGGGTTACAATTCATGTTAAGGTCAGGGGTTAAGGTTAGGGATCATGTTGCCTGTGCTTTTGTGCAGAGAGGGGCTTCATCAACCTGACGGAGGTGGAGAACAGCACGGTGGAGATCCGGGAGGGAGAAACACTTTCTCTGAGGGTGGAGCTGCTGGCGTATCCACAGCCCCACAGTCTGTCCTGGGCCTGcatggagcacaccctccgcaACACCTCCGACCACACCCTCACCTCCCAACACCTGGGCTACAGGTGAGCTCCAACCACACCctcgcctcacacacacacacacacacacacacacaccctcccctcacacacagatacacactcagtgcgagagtttgagagtgtgagagagagagtgtgtgtgtgtgtgtgtgtgagtgtgtgtgtatcagtgctgtgCGTACTCCATGttgctgcagggtgtgtgtgtgtgtgtgtgtatgtgtgtgtgagagagtgtgtgtgtgtgtgtgtgtgtatgtgtgtgagagagtgtgtgtgtgtgtatgtatcagtGCTATGCATACTCCATGTTGCtgcagggtgtgtatgtgtatgtgtatgtgtgtgagagagagtgtgtgtgtgtgtgtgtgagtgtgtgtatcagcgCTGTGCGTACTCTATGttgctgcagggtgtgtgtgtgtgtgcatcagtgctgtgtgtgtgtgtgtgtttgtagtgtgtgtgtgtgtatgtgtgtatcagcactatgtgtgcgtgtgtgtgtatgtatgtgtgtgtgtgtgtatgtctgtgtgtgtgtgtgtgtatatgtatgtgtgtgtgtgtgtgtgtgtgtgtgtgtgtgtgtgtatgtatgtatgtgtgtgtgtgtgtatgtatgtgtgtgtgtgtatgtctgtgtgtgtgtgtgtatatgtgtgtgtatgtgtgtatgtgtgtatgtgtgtgtgtgtgtgtgtgtgtgtgtgtatatatatttgtgtatgtgtgtgtgtgtgtatgtctgtgtgtgtgtgtgtgtgtgtgtatgtatgtgtgtatgtgtgtatgtgtgtgtgtgtgtgtgtgtgtgtgtgtgtgtatatatatatgtatatgtgtgtgtgtgtgtgtgtgtgtgtgtgagtgtgtgtgtgtgtgtgtgtgtgtgtatgtatgtatgtatgtatgtatgtatgtgtgtgtgtgtgtgtgtgtgtgtgtgtgtatgtgtgtgtgtgtgtatgtgtgtatgtgtgtgtgtgtgtgtgtgtgtatatatatatatgtatatgtgtgtgtgtgtgtgtgagtgtatcagCGCTGAGTGTACTCCATGTTGCTGCAGGTCTTTCAGTGAGCTCCGGCTGGTGCGGATCAAAGCCTCAGAAAGTGGTGTTTACTCCTTCACCGCCCGGAGCCCCGAGGCACAGGCCAGTCGAGCCTTCGCCGTCCACGTGCTCAGTGCGTAAGAGTCCCTTCGTTTGGACCTGCTCACCCGCTCATTTAATACCCCGGCTGTAACCTGCTCATTATGGTATTATTGTGTGCTGTGATCGATGTCTGATCACAGCTCTGTCATATCCAAGCAGGCCTCAGCAGGGGTTCCGGCCTGGTTTCTGCCCAATTTTCTGCCCAATGTCTCTTTTTGACAGTTCTCTGTAAAAAgtgcaatacaaaataaaattaattgaattcagTATGACATTGTATACTGcatgagtgtgcttgtgtatgagtgtgtctgtgttagtgtactgtatgtgtgtttgtgtgtgtgcgtggaggtgttctgtatgtgtaagtgtgtgtatgtgtttgtgtgtatatgagtgtgctgtatgtgtaagtgtgtgtgtgtgtgtgtgtgtgtgtgtgtgtgtgtgtgtgtggaagtgtgactgtgtgtaagtgtgtgtctatatcagtgtgtgtgtatgtgtgtatgagtgtgtgtgtgtctatatgagtatgtgtgtgtatgtgtgtgtctatatgagtgtgtgtgtgtgtgtgtgtgtgtgtgtgtgtgtgtgtatgagtgtgtgtgtaatgcactATATTTCTCTCCCTGCAGGTAAACCTGAAATAATATCAAAGGATGGGCCTGTTAATGGACAGGCACGCTGTGTAGCTGCAGGCTACCCTACACCTGAGATCACCTGGTACTACTGCAAACCACCTCACACACGGTATGagccttctacacacacacacacacacacacacacacacacaaacacacgcacacacacacacacagacagacacacactcacacacagtctcctctctgtcacacaaacacacgcacacacacacacacacagacagacacacactcacacacagtctcctctctgtcacacacacacacacacacacagtctcatctctgtcacacaaacacacacacacacacacacagtctcctctctgtcacacaaacacacacacacacacacagtctcctctctgtcacacaagcacacacacacacagtctcctctctgtcatacaaacacacaaacacacacacagtctcctctctgtcacacacacacacacacacacacacacacacacacacagtctcctctctgtcacacaaacacagtctcctctctgtcacacacacacacacacacacacacacacacacacactcacacacagtctcctctctgtcacacacacacacacacagtctcctctgtcacacacacacacacacacacacacacactcacacacagtctcctctctgtcacacacacacacacacacacacagtctcctctctgtcacacacacacacacacacacacacagtctcctctctgtcacacacacacacacacagtctcctctctttcacacacacacacacacacacacacacacacacactcacacacagtctcctctctgtcacacacacacacacacacacacacacacacacactcacacacagtctcctctctgtcacacacacacacactcacacacagtctcctctctgtcacacacacacacacacacacacactcacacacagtctcctctctttcacacacacacacacacacacacacacactcacacacagtctcctctctgtcacacacacacacacacacacactcacacacagtctcctctgtcacacacacacacacacactcacacacagtctcctctctgtcacacacacacacacacacacacacacacacacacactcacacacagtctcctctctgtgtgcccCAGGTGTTCTCACCTGCTGAACGCCTCTCAGGAGCGggctgtttccatggtgatggtGTCCAGCCCGGCCTTCGGCAGGTGGgcggtggagagccgggtgaaCATCAGCACCGGGGGCTTCCACACGCTGGAGTGCGTGGCCACCGCACAGGGCCAGGAGGCCTACTCCCTCTTCTCTGTGGGAGGTCAGTCAGTGCGGCTGTCTTCtgcagtctgtcagtctgtacACCTGGATGCCACAGGCTGTCAATACGGATGTATTCTACAGTCTATGTGTCAGTACGACTGTATTCTACAGCCTGTGTTTCAGTACGACTGTattctacagtatgtgtgtcagtACGACTGTATTATATAGTCTGTCAGTACGACTGTATTCtacagtctgtgtgtcagtaCGACTGTATTCtacagtctgtgtgtcagtaCGACTGTATTCTACAGAATGTGATTACCATGTGTTTATCTTTCTGCTGAATCCATGTGCTGATTCCAGGGATTAGTTTTTGCTAACTCTGCTTGCTGAGATTTAAAATGGAGATAATCATCTTAGTGTTTGTCTGAAGAGTTGAGTGTGTGCCCAACAGATACTACcataatgcatgtgtgtgtgtgtgtgtgtttcagaacgtACCGTTCCACACAAGCTTTTCACACCATTACTGACTGGCTTTATTCTGGCAGCTGCCCTGCTGAGTGTTTGTCTGGTGGTGCTGTTCTACAGGTACCTGCAGGTAACACACCTTTATACTGTCACACTGTTCTACAGGTAACACCTTTTTACTGTCACACTGTTCTCCAGGTAACACCTTTATACTGCCACACTGTTCTACAGGTAACACCTTTGTACTGTCACACTGTTCTACAGGTAACACACATTTATACTATCATACATTAAAAACATCCTGAAATTCTGGAGGAAAACCAGTATTATTACTCTTCTCAAACCGTGCAAAGATGCAGCATATGCAAAGAACTTTTGCCCGATCTCTCTGCTATGCCACCCATATAAGCTGTTTGAGGCTTGCCCCTGTTTCTATACCAGCCATCATCCCTCAACAAGCCGGATTCCGACCTGGCAAATCTACAACAAGCCAGATTCCGACCTGGCAAATCTACAACAAGTCGGATTCTGACCTGTCAAATCTGCAACAAGTCGGATTCCGACCTGGCAAATCTACAACAAGCCGGATTCCGACCTGGCAAATCTACAACAAGCCGGATTCCGAATCTCACTCAGTGCTTTGTGGATGGGTTTCAGAAAGGACTGATAACAGGAGCCTCTTTGATGATCTGTCTGCCGCATATGACACTGTgaaccaccacctcctcctgaaAAAGATCTTGCAGTTGACAAAAGACCTGGGGCTTACAGACCTCATTGGAGCCCTCCTGAAAAATAGGTGCTTCTTTGTTGTCTTGAACAACAAGCAAAGTCGCTGGCGATGACAACGGAATGGCTTACCCCAAGATAGTGTGCTGGCTCCACTACTATATAACATCAACACTAATGACCAGCCAATGGACCGAAATACTGAGTGGTTCATCTACGCCGATGACCTCTATAACATCCCAAGAGAGATGTTTGAAGGAGTAGAAGCAAACCTCACCTCTTCCACGAGCGCAACCACCGACATGCCAACCCTGCCAAGACTCAAGTCTGCTCGTTCCATCTCAGGAATCATGAAGCCAACCGACCTCCTAACATCAAATGGTCTGGAACACAACTTGAGCACTGTACCCACCCTGTCCATCTTGGAGTAACCCGGGATTGCACTCTCTTCTTTAAGGAGCACGTCAAAAACACCAAATCCCAAAACAACATCCTACAGAAACTGATCAACTCCAAATGGGgagccacagcacacacattaaAACCTGCTCTGGCCTTGTGCTATTCGTCTGCAGAGTATGCATGTCCTCTCTGGGAGAGATCAACCCATGCCAAGAAACTTGACCCAGCTTTGAACAACACCTGCCGCCTGATCACTTGTTGCTTGAAACCCACCAACACAAACAACCTGCACCTCCTCGCTGGCATTGCCCCTGCTGATATCAGACAGAAGTGGCCAGTCAAGTCGAGATGACAAAGGCTACTAGTGATGAACGCCACCTCCTCCATGGACGTCAACCCCCGGCCGAATGACTGAAGTCAAGAAGAAGCTTCCTCAGCTATATCCATCCTCTAACAACATTACCAGAAGAAACCAGACTCCAGCCCAGCTCTGAATGGAAAAGCGAGAGAGAGTTGGAGA
Encoded here:
- the LOC133130824 gene encoding mast/stem cell growth factor receptor kita-like isoform X1, translating into MEFSWLLFTALFLLTLKTGVLQPVLTPGGPHLVVQRGGAFALLCEDEGPVEWRRPSPARRRRVEGAEPQERRISISSAQQQQHMGRYTCSNRRGQNASIYVYVQDAGSMFQRALIPDIMAKSGHSCVLPCLGTDPGLSQLSLQPCSEPALPPGLTYSGSLERGVTIHRVQKAYEGCYVCTARLGGATVRSSQYRITVLPVAEHLPIIHLSEGELVILTKGQTFDVTCSSINVNNDFHLNWTFPHGVQPLLSRASSRLLPSSGGVLHSSSLKLSAVRRSDSGQYHCQALNEVGGATATITLQVQERGFINLTEVENSTVEIREGETLSLRVELLAYPQPHSLSWACMEHTLRNTSDHTLTSQHLGYRSFSELRLVRIKASESGVYSFTARSPEAQASRAFAVHVLSKPEIISKDGPVNGQARCVAAGYPTPEITWYYCKPPHTRCSHLLNASQERAVSMVMVSSPAFGRWAVESRVNISTGGFHTLECVATAQGQEAYSLFSVGERTVPHKLFTPLLTGFILAAALLSVCLVVLFYRYLQKPKFQIQWKVIESIHGNNYVYIDPTQLPYDPKWEFPRDKLRFGKTLGSGAFGEVVEATAYGLLKADTVMTVAVKMLKPSAHATETEALMSELKVLSYLGNHMNIVNLLGACTVGGPTLVITEYCCFGDLLNFLRQNREAFLSCELENGFYKNIPTHREPAGDSSRNGYMTMRPSNPFTSPQSIRNGAGCAEGEGDQAEPVCLQMEDLLSFSYQVAKGMDFLASRNCIHRDLAARNILLTQGRVAKICDFGLARDITSDSNYVVKGNARLPVKWMSPESIFECVYTLESDVWSYGILLWEIFSLGSSPYPGMPVSAVFYKKIREGYRMREPEFTPSHMYEVMRCCWDGDPLKRPSFHMIVEDLEAQLADSTKHIYMNFSRSFAHDQRGAHSQRLSSVGSMTQPLLHSDAFL
- the LOC133130824 gene encoding mast/stem cell growth factor receptor kita-like isoform X2 translates to MFQRALIPDIMAKSGHSCVLPCLGTDPGLSQLSLQPCSEPALPPGLTYSGSLERGVTIHRVQKAYEGCYVCTARLGGATVRSSQYRITVLPVAEHLPIIHLSEGELVILTKGQTFDVTCSSINVNNDFHLNWTFPHGVQPLLSRASSRLLPSSGGVLHSSSLKLSAVRRSDSGQYHCQALNEVGGATATITLQVQERGFINLTEVENSTVEIREGETLSLRVELLAYPQPHSLSWACMEHTLRNTSDHTLTSQHLGYRSFSELRLVRIKASESGVYSFTARSPEAQASRAFAVHVLSKPEIISKDGPVNGQARCVAAGYPTPEITWYYCKPPHTRCSHLLNASQERAVSMVMVSSPAFGRWAVESRVNISTGGFHTLECVATAQGQEAYSLFSVGERTVPHKLFTPLLTGFILAAALLSVCLVVLFYRYLQKPKFQIQWKVIESIHGNNYVYIDPTQLPYDPKWEFPRDKLRFGKTLGSGAFGEVVEATAYGLLKADTVMTVAVKMLKPSAHATETEALMSELKVLSYLGNHMNIVNLLGACTVGGPTLVITEYCCFGDLLNFLRQNREAFLSCELENGFYKNIPTHREPAGDSSRNGYMTMRPSNPFTSPQSIRNGAGCAEGEGDQAEPVCLQMEDLLSFSYQVAKGMDFLASRNCIHRDLAARNILLTQGRVAKICDFGLARDITSDSNYVVKGNARLPVKWMSPESIFECVYTLESDVWSYGILLWEIFSLGSSPYPGMPVSAVFYKKIREGYRMREPEFTPSHMYEVMRCCWDGDPLKRPSFHMIVEDLEAQLADSTKHIYMNFSRSFAHDQRGAHSQRLSSVGSMTQPLLHSDAFL